The segment tattaattaaataaatatttatttatttaattaattcattagccttttctacccatgacacatgtcattcatctcttaattcatacactacctaccctctcattattttcttattttctctacctaccctctaatcatagctgacctctttttacacctctcaatcttatccctccatttcatatagtgtcttctatataaggagatgcttccttcattatctaaccctaatcaatctatgcatcctggctaatcaatttatgcacttgactacactacgcttttcatatgcgatcctacttgcaaccacatttccattctttattgagctcttgtgcacataaaatctgagagcaaatatatcaagcaagatcaatggagatccaaaccctattggacatgtgatggtataatctttgtgattttatttgatttgcattgtcttaggtaatcttcataagtTATGGTGGATcattattgttgttaggctagggttttgtggttgaattcatttagcctttcatcattgttgttaatccattttcaccgtatacaggaggaatttcaacctcggcttctcttttctttcctatgttgtgacctagtgacataggtttcagctcatgaaaaatcacacttctgttgtacataaccttaccagtcactagattccaaagtttgtatccttacacaccaactccatagccaatgaagatacatttcacagctttgttatccaacttagatctattaacatcaggcacatgagcatatgcctctacaccaaaaacacgaaggtgccttaaagaaggtttcttaccagaccatgcttccataagtGTTTTTTAAACCAATACTGAAGTAGGAGAATGATCCAATAGGTAACATGCTATAGCAACTGCTTCAACCTAGAATTTTTGTTCGAACCCAGCTCctctcaacatgcttcttgctttctccattagagaccgattcaaccttttagcaactccattttgttgcagAGTGTAAGTTatagtcttatgtctcttaattccatgattaACACGGTACTTGTTGAAATATGCACTacagtattcaccaccattgtctgttcttaaacattcCTTCTCCCAgcctgattttcaacaaggttcttaaactccttaaaccagcTGAACACttatgatttacttttaagaaagtacacaaactCCCTTCTTGTATAATCATCTACAAAATATACATAGTACTTAGAATTAGATAGAGAAGGAatatctactggaccaaacacatgagagtgaacataatccagaatgtcagaagacttatgagaactagaataaaactgaacacggttatgtttttcatatatgcagtgttcatagaaattgaactcaaaactacaatcatccaaaccttcaaccagattcttattcttcaaatcttttaaacctttttcacctatgtggcctaacctattatgccaaagCATTTttttctcagcaggaagtttaTCTTCCAATGacttagcattatgcatcattacagttgtcttaacagacttttcagaggttacattacaacatataggttcaacatttaacttatatagtGTACCAATGAGATCACCCTTTGCCactacaatggaacccctagtcatcttgcaaccatgagatacaaatgtaacttgtactccagtatcattaagtttacttacaaagagaaggtttcttgctagacctagtatatgaagaactccattgatccccttcactctaccatctaggaattgaattttaattcttcctctccctacaatctccaatgcagaatcactagccaagtatacctttccaccagcatacagtTCATATTtcaagaaccactccttgtgggaggtcatgtgaaaaaatgcaccaaaatctactaaccaggtgtcatctgaggtaggcactgccaaggctgctacaaatgcatctgcatcactctgagaagattcagtgttagaatacttcttcttctcctcctcctccttgcaatcctttcggatataCCTTTTTTGCCCacagttccagcacttcacctttgacttcttgcttggagattttgatctctcttgagacttggacttggacttctttcctttcttcttgtctatGTCCTTCAATCTGCCTTgaatagagagtgcatcttttttcatctcataagacttctttctcatttcttctgacaaaagagcattaaccacagtatccatcttgaactgggtcgtacTACTAtcaatagccatcactaagtgagcCCAAGAGTCAGACAATGAACATAACAGTAGCATGCAACATTCTTCTTCCTAAATGGACAAACCAACAtaagttaactatgcaagaaccatgttgaatgcattcaagtggtctgccaatggtgttcctgcatccatcttcagagagtacaacttcttcctcaagaaaattttattcaccaaggacttgccttgataaatatctcccaacttatttcAAAGAAGATGTGCAATTTTCTCTTCATGGATGTTTAACAGAACAGAATCAGCAAGACATAgcttgattagaccccttgccttccggttggctaattcccaatcctcttgcttcataCCTATAGGTTTCTACGAAGACATTGCAATCCAAAGGTCTCGgtcaaccaacaagtcttccatctttagtttccatagtttgaaactggaaccattaaatttctccatgcCTATGTGCCCTGAGGTGCTCACCATCTTAACCTGTAAAAAAAGCACAGTGCAGAAATGTTgtcctaatgtcaattaacaagGAAGATCATGCAATAATGTAGTTTAAAACTATTACAGAACATGAAGAATaacatagaatcaacacagagacagaacaccaagaattacgtgggaaaatACTTTCAGGAAAAAACCTGCCACCAAAAAAtgaaacactttatttccagtaaataaatttttaataaagtTTCAGTCTGTAACTACAGGTATTCATTCTCAAATTCTTACGAACTGGACACTACAATCGACTCTCACTATCTTTTTTGTTACCATAGTTATCCAATTGCTACATATATCAAATCTCACCTGAGCAACTACACCAACAGTTTGAATTCTAACCATCTGCAtcagtctgcattcatgagaaacacaatatttGACATGCAATAGGAAAttgggtcggttcgtattcatatacaccgacaagagcatcttcagtgtccaagtgtttaccttttgAACTCTAGTTCGAGCGCACACCTGTAGTTAGTCTCTACTCCATCAACCATTAGAAAGACCACAAAAAAACATTGCTTTGATCTCCCAATGAACCAGCAACTCCACTAATGCGGCTCCAAATACATTGGCTCCATCGGCTTATTAGGATAGCCTTCAACATGTAGACTCGATCTCCGATATCATCCCGATCATTAAAGGTGacctcatcgggtatcggtgtagcaaACAACTAGTTCTCTCAATCTCTGATAACACCCTGATAATCGAAGGCAATCCCATTGGGTCATCGAAAAGACAACCAAACAATCCCAATGGTctaatcttccttgatctctttctgtgCTCCACTACTTGGCACCCACTGATTGGCTCAGGGGTCCTTGCCttgccaccttagcacaacctcactaaacgcctagaatgaagctcttctttgttgctgggttgcgatggatattctaacgagtGGTTTCCCAttgcgaccaccattggatcaaccttgattttCTCGATCTCTATCTCAGTTGAACCACTCTCTTTTCTACCACGGTGTTACTTCCTGGTTCATCCACGCATCCAACTAGGCGCCACCTAACCTGCCACTAGACTGCCACCTCATCAGTTGTCCAGCTGCGATGGTTAACCAGTGAgtatcttcatcatgcggtatagtgaCAACCGTTCGATCATCCCGGACTTGCTCACCAGTTAACTTGCCTGTGCTTCTCTCTTGCCGAGCCCCACCATGGTCGCCGAGTCACAGAGGATAAACTTTGTGCATCTTGCCATAACAGTATAGTGACAATCATCCGATCATCCTGGACTTACTCACCCATTAACCAGTCTGAGTTTCTCTTTTgtcaggccccaccacttggtcaccaaacCACGATGGATAATGTTCGTGCGTCTCCATCATGTGGTATAGCGATAGTTATTGATTCACCTTCAACTTGATCACCTGTTAACCAATCACAGGAGGAAGATTCCATCAGCCCATCAGCAAAAGTCACATCGACAGTTGTTCCATCAGGATAGGTTATTGTGATCAGTCTGAATAtaagtcaagttaattcgaggcacatttccaacagtaTGGCTACCACTTCGTCCTTCTCAACAACTTTAGGTACAAGGTCAAGGTTTCTTTCCCCCATTATCTATTGTGTTCTCTTAAACACTATATTCAGGAACACCATAAAATTCCTAGGAGTTCACTTGTTTTGCATGTCAATCTTATCCAGCTCATTCACGAGCACTTTACTAATCTGCCTGCTCCGTCTAATCCCATTTTGCCCCCTGAATCTAATGGGTATGACACTAAAACTAGTATGTCTAAGGGAGATTTTGATGGGGATTCAGACTGGGAAGAGGAAATTTCTCATCCCTCTAAAAAGGACACCTAAAAAATCCTCTTTGAGCAGGCCTTCGAGTAAACCAGAAACTTGTGTGTAAACCCTCTCCATggctaaaaagaaaatgaaaacctTCTGATACTTCTTGTTCCCTTGAAGATTCCCTTTCCTCCCACCCTACTATTGACAGAGAGAATAGGCCAAGATTTTCAAAAGACCTCAAATAGGATGAACATTACGTTAAATTAGACAAGGAATCTCTAGATAATGTGGTGGCTATTGCAAGGAATAGTGCAATGGACCTTTTCAAGGTTTTTAAATGGGCCTTTCATGAAATCAAAGACATTAACCTAAATAACAGGGCATCTGCTAGTAAAATGGAGGAGTTGGTTGATAAAGAGGATCCCTAGAAGACCATAGGGGCAATTTCAGTAAAGGAGGAAAAGCTATCCATGGTGAAGTATCTACAATGAACAATGGAACTTGTtgataaaatgaaaaatgaaaaatgagaatAAAACCTTGCAGCTTGAGGGAGAAGTTAGCAAAATTAGGGAATCCTTGAATGCAATAATGAAACAAAGTCACAAGATCATTAAAAAATTTGTGGCCACGATGAAGATGATGGTGGATAAACTGGAAAAATCCTAGCATGACACCCTGATTGTGGACCTTGATGCTGACAGAGAAAATGACCAGAAAGAGGAATCTTTCCCATCCAAGAGAACCAGAGCCAATCTGAAAAGAATTGTGGAGTCCTCGAATTAGGAGCTTCACGACCTGAAAAGAGCGACCCAAGAGATGAATAATCTAGAGATTGAGATAGTTGAGACTAATAAGTCTTTAGGTTAATACTTTTCTGGTTTTAGTTCTTGTTGTCTTTTTGTCTAGTCTGttgtctttttgtttgtttgatagcTTTTATGTGTTGGTGAACTTAGACTGTTTATTTTAATACTCGTTTGTAACTTGGTgctttcgggtccatgtaaaacccactTTTTCCATAATAGAaaacaaatacaaatcatcaaaaacatgaaattgtTTAATATAAATGTACAACTTGAAATTAGCTAATTCCTTGTCCAATACTCTCCATTTAAATTGTCATTAttttaactaaattaattattaatataaattcaattattattaaattaaaattatcctTTCATAAAGCATAAACAACAATTCCTATCAAACACATCAAATTGATGAACAATTAAATCAAATAGAATGTATtcactttttttaaaatttcataaaGAATTTTGTACATGATAGATGAAGAATAAATTAatctaataaaatatatttaaaaacaaaacaaaacaaactttATGTTAAGCAAAGCATGCAAAAAGGTAAAGATTACCCTCAGGGTTTCACATATTTTTTTTCTTAACtacaaatataattaattatttattattaatattttagtattttttaaaaaattatatattcttttcctaattataaataaaatgaataaattattgttattatttttgttagtattttaaaattatttgttaATACATTCTATTTGATTTAATTGTAtgaacaatcaattaaatcaaacACCATCAAACATGCAttaacttcttttttttaaaaaattgatgaaGAATTTTATGCATGCTAGGCAAAGAATAAaacactttttttcttttcttttgacaaTACAAGACTACATGTTAAGAAAAGAATGCAAATGGATAATTGCTGCCATCGAGATTTCAAATGTCGTTTCACATTCTTTCACTTAACCTTTCTATAATATTAGACATAATAACATAAGAAAATATAcaaatttaaagtgtattcatgtGGATTTATATTTATTGAGATTATTTTGATAGAATCTTTTGAAAagattatataataataattagtatattttatattaaatatatatttttatttttgtatattaAAAGATAAACTTTAAAATCATTTTTGTGCGCTTTCATGAGGTGTTTTTTCACATGAGTGTGTATTAATTTAAATTTTTGTAAAGTTAGTCACAAAAAGATTATGCATGTTAGGAAAATAAATACTTTTTTCTATAAAAACATATTGCATGTTAAGAAAGTAGGCTATCAGagaaggataaatattttttaaaggaTTCCAAAATTCCTTACTAGTTTTTGAAGGGATCCAAAACTCCTTACAATAGTTTTTGAAGGGATCCAAAACTCTCTCGAATTAATGGGAACCACACTCCACAAGGAGCAAAAAGATACAAACAAAGACTAATATAATTATTTGTTATTATTGGTTTTGTTAGTATTATAAAACTAGTATATTTTAATAGATTTTCATTTAAAACATGAAATTAAACTAAACTAGATCATCCCACTCCCAATATTTTTAATTgatctaaaaacaaaaaaatcaaaaaatcaaaagaaactTCTAAAATTGTATTGTATAAGATAATCTATGTAAGAAAATTCTTAAAAATTTTGACTGGTCAGTTGTTATGCAATACATAACATTTCCAAATCTATTTTATCAAATATCCTTTGGGAATTACAAAGACCATTAATTACCATATCAAACAAAAACTTGGGACCAATGATTTTGTTATGGCATGCAAAATTTAATGAACAAACTAGAATAAATTTACACAAAAACCTCTCACTCTTAATCATGAACAAACAAAATAAATTAGGTGGGGGCCTTAGTTTTATTGACTAGAGCTTCAAGTGATAAAGCACGAAGTCACATGTCTCTGCCAACCCACCTGATACTAGAGGATGGATGTATGGCAATGTATGACACAATGTCAAACTACATGGTGAAAAAAAAAAGCAATTGCAGTTCAAAACTTTGGTTAATTGGTTTTCATTGATATTATAGACCTTCAATAAAGCAGAAAAATCAATGTATAAGATGTTCCTAAATTACTTCCAAAAGATAAAGCTAAACCTTCAACTCTTTCATTTATGGCGGATGCATTGTAAGGAACATAATTTAGCTTAGATTGTCCTAAATTGCTATTCGGGCAGCTAACACGTGACATGATTAACTAATTGCAATAGACTAGCATAAGGACACTAGTAATtagtatattttatattaaatatatatttttattcttgtatattttatattaaatatatatttttattcttgtATATTAAAAGATAAAATATCATTTCTTTAAACTCATATTTTCGTGCTCTTGCATGAGGTATTTTTTCACATCAGCAtgcattaattttaatttttttaaagttacTCAAAAAAAAGTTTACCGAAAATAAATACTTTTTTTCTATAAAAACAGATTGCATGTTAAGAAAATAGGTTATTGGAGTAGGGTAAATGTTACTTCAAGATTTCATATATTTTTtctaattataaatataaataattatttgtttttgattaggggttttgaagggacttgaaactcTTCGATCTAGACTCCGCAAACAACAAAAACATACAAACAAAGACTAAcagaattattttttattattcattttgttggtattattaaattattatttttttaatcatttttcatttaatttaataaatgTTGGTAATGATGTGTTCTTTCATTTATCCTTTGTATAGTATTTGGATATCTTAGCAtaagaaaatatataaaaaacaGACCGAGATGAAGGTGGAAGCATGAATAGAACATGAGACATTGagaaattgagctttttcattagttaaataaattattaatatcagtttaaatattattaaatgaaattaaatctttcaattcctatcatatacataaatatataaccACAAACAAAATAGACTCAATGAGTTATTATATCAAACCtaaacaaaaagaaaagaactaacacatcaaaaatatggtaaatatattttaataaatttgcACTGAAAGCATGAGATTAAACTAAATTAGATCATCTCACTTCCAATTTTTTTAATTGatctgaaaagaaaaaaatcacaAGAAATTTCTAAAATTGTATTGTATAAGACACTCTATTTAAGAAAATTCTTAAAACTTTAGACTATGTAGTTGTTATGCAACACAACATTTCCAAATCTATTTTCCCATATGCCATGCAAAATTTCATGAACAAATCAAAATAAATTGATAATTGAGAATTATAGAGACCATTAATTATGATAACAAACAAAAACCTGGACCAATGATTTTGTGATGGCATGCAAAATTTTATGAACAAATCAGAATAAATTTTCAAGTGAAAATATGAACAAATTAGAATAATTAGAATAAATTTTCCAGTACAAGAATTTTAGACCTTATAAAAATACTTCCCCATTCTTAAACAAACTGAATAAATTAAGACTGAGACCTAACTTGATTAGCGAGAGCTTCAAGTGGTAGAGCACGAGGTCACGAGTCTACCCAACCTGCATAATCCCAAAAAATGGATGTATCGCGCAATGTCAAACTACATGGTAAAAAAACAACAATTGCCAACAGCTGACAATCACATATCAGTTCAAAactttggttaattggtttttattGATATTACAAACATGCAATAAAGCAGAAAAATCAATGTATAAGATGTTCCTAAATCCCTTCCAAAAGATTACAACGATGAATTTCGAAAACTAAAACTTTAACTCTTTCATTTATGGGGACGTATTACAGGGAATATAAAACCACCcacaatcagaaaaaaaaaaacactGGTTTgcaaattgcaaatttgaaaaaaaaattccagTACCATTTACTACAAGCAGCTAGCAGAGCGGCCGAGAGTAGGACGCTCAACATTATCTGCAACGGGAAGGCTGGAACTGCTCTGGGTGGCCCGCAGCGCTTGCGAAGACCGTCGACGTAGCAGCTGCCTCAACGCTCTGGAAATCTTTAGAGCTGGATAAATTACATTGATCTGCTTGCAGAATTGGGTGTGGGCTGTGAGAGCTTCTTCAATGGTTATACTCTTCTTACAGAGCTCGGCTTCTTCTTCCATAGTTATACTCCTCCTGTGTGATCTACAGCCTTCAACAATTATACTCCTCTGCCTCTCTGATCTACAGAGCTCTTCCTTGACAGCTTCTGCACACAGCCCACATACCCACCGGCCATGGAAATCCTTCCTAACGCCCGCAATGTAGGCCGGTGTGCAAACTTCCTTGAAACCACAGCATTCACATTTCGCTACCTCTCTCCCAAATAACCGCTTTATTTCGTCCATCCTTGAAATTCCCAAACCTCCAATTTCCTTAATGCGCTTTCACTCACAGGTAATGCCTCCTTTAACCTCGTCTTTCACTCTCTTCTGAGGTGTTTTCTGCTATTTAGCATAACttcgttcttttcaatttgataaaAATGGTTATGCATGCTAGGGAAAGAAGGGATTGATCTTATAAAGCGCCTTTTTTATAACGGAAGAAGACTGAATGTTAAGCAAGAATGCAGCTGCAGTCAAGATTCAGAATAACTAACatgctttttttttaatataattaattatttattattattttgtatttaaatatatatatttcttaattattattttattattattttttaacaaaGAATGTAAAATAATATAAACTGCAGTCAAGATTCACAATATctaacatattttttttaaatgtagatataattagttatttattattattttgtttaattcatattttcaatttttaaatattttagttCTGTTCACAAAAATCAAAACATGAAAGCTACAGTCAAGATTCACAATATCTAAGATGTTTTTttcatataaatataataaattatctaTTATTATCTTCttcgtattttttatttttaatattttttattttttaacaaagaatgcaaaagaaaaaagGTATAGAGATTCACAATATCTAACatgtttttttaatataaatatgattaattatttattattatattgtagtagtttttttaaatttttttaatcattatttcttggCTAAATTTATGTGTATTCTTTTCAAGGAAATATTCAAATTTTCGGTATGTTCatgtaaatttatattttattttagaattatttTAATAAAACATTGTAATATATTtacataataataattaatatattatattaaatttatgtttttttttaatttaattttttaatattaaaaaaaatccaaTTTACTATATAAATTTTTGTTTGAACTTCCATATCTTTTTTTAAGCCTTCTATTTAAAAAACTATTAAAATTTATTACAAGGATGCATTCACCAAATATTGCTTCTTTTTTAAGGAAAGAATGCTTCTTCTTTTTTAAGGAAAGAAAGACAGTTGTTAGGGAAAGAATTCAAAAGGGTCCGATTTGGTAGTTAACTCAAGGTAACAttctattgtcaaaatttatagaaTATAATAATGTTTCTCTAGCTCAAGTACGCTCAACCACAGAGTTTCATCCAaagttaaacccacttagcttgcaacccaaTTTACAAAACCTTGAGATATTtttcattgacccatgtttcacaaGTAGTGCTTCACAAGAACACATCTCTCATGATCATAAATGgttcacttagcactcattgcatctaggtgatgctcacagaggtgaagcattgggccttcttgAGAGGTGAGTCATCCTAGTACTACTTCAACTCAAATGCACTTAACCATAGAGTTTCCTCCAAAGTTAAAAGAATTAGCTAACTTTTCAAGGATTAATTTTATTAagtataaaatttaatttataaaattactaCTAATAATTAAGattcatgaaaattgatttatattattattataatttgatttattaaatttttaattcttgtaggataattatattttgaattgaaAATCAATCTTTTAGTTCTACCCTCTTTTATAAGAATACATTTTAATTTTATCATCTTTTATaggatattatattttattttttattaatttattcgaatcatcttcttcctcttcttttaagatttaatttttattaagttgAAATTTTATTTGGGTTATTTTTTGTCCTTTGATGgagttacaaataataattaaaagataatagaattaatttaatttatattttttaaaattttaatttattgtagaaaaattatctttaaatttttattttatttatctaataaaataaatttcaacttaaaatctaaattaaaattttAGAGGGGGAGATTAAGAGAGATAAACTAGCTTTTTATTACTTgtttcatgccaataatttaaggatatcatGTGCCCTTGGGGAGTTATGCTTATCATAGCATGTCATTTGAATATCAGCTCCATCTAT is part of the Cryptomeria japonica chromosome 10, Sugi_1.0, whole genome shotgun sequence genome and harbors:
- the LOC131039232 gene encoding uncharacterized protein LOC131039232, which gives rise to MDEIKRLFGREVAKCECCGFKEVCTPAYIAGVRKDFHGRWVCGLCAEAVKEELCRSERQRSIIVEGCRSHRRSITMEEEAELCKKSITIEEALTAHTQFCKQINVIYPALKISRALRQLLRRRSSQALRATQSSSSLPVADNVERPTLGRSASCL